In the genome of Pelobacter seleniigenes DSM 18267, one region contains:
- a CDS encoding FAD/NAD(P)-binding protein, translated as MALIAIHHSGYEIKRGKLVEISSLTRTEKLFRVELPEAETLDHDPGQFVEVSLFGVGEAPISVCSSPTRFDSFELCVRNAGRLTEVLHQLEVGDEVGIRGPFGVGFPVVPLEGNDILLIAGGLGIAPLRSLINYIIDNRREFGKVDILLGCRDPQSMLFHNELESWAKRIDLNFLCSIDKAAPDWEGNVGLITQLIPGVSLDPLKTWVVTCGPPVMYRFVIDELLKKGIPEDQIYLSLERHMKCGLGKCGHCQIHEVYCCQDGPVFNYSRVKKIRGAI; from the coding sequence ATGGCGCTTATCGCTATCCACCATTCCGGATACGAGATCAAACGCGGAAAGCTGGTGGAAATCTCCAGTCTGACCCGTACCGAGAAGCTCTTCAGGGTTGAACTGCCCGAGGCCGAAACTCTCGATCACGATCCGGGCCAGTTTGTCGAAGTCTCTCTCTTCGGTGTCGGCGAAGCGCCGATATCGGTCTGTTCTTCGCCGACCCGGTTTGACAGCTTTGAACTTTGCGTGCGCAATGCCGGTCGCTTGACGGAGGTCCTGCATCAACTCGAGGTCGGGGACGAGGTCGGTATCCGCGGTCCTTTCGGTGTCGGTTTCCCGGTGGTGCCACTGGAAGGCAACGATATTCTGTTGATTGCCGGCGGCCTCGGGATCGCCCCTTTGCGGTCGTTGATCAATTACATCATCGATAATCGCCGTGAATTCGGGAAGGTCGATATCCTGCTCGGCTGCCGGGACCCGCAAAGCATGCTGTTTCACAATGAGCTTGAGTCTTGGGCCAAGCGCATTGACCTTAACTTTCTCTGTTCGATCGACAAAGCGGCTCCCGATTGGGAAGGTAATGTCGGATTGATTACCCAGCTGATTCCCGGCGTCAGCCTTGATCCTTTAAAAACCTGGGTTGTGACTTGCGGGCCACCGGTGATGTACCGTTTTGTGATTGACGAGCTGCTCAAAAAGGGGATTCCTGAAGACCAAATTTACCTGTCGCTGGAACGGCATATGAAATGCGGTCTCGGTAAATGCGGCCATTGCCAGATCCATGAGGTCTATTGCTGTCAGGATGGCCCAGTATTCAATTACAGCAGGGTGAAGAAAATCAGAGGAGCGATATGA
- a CDS encoding 4Fe-4S dicluster domain-containing protein, with protein sequence MAQALLVKAKMAELVEFLSAGQKVVGPVPLEKGQFRFAEVSRLTEMSLDYIPTVLPPKKYFMPQHETLLKYDIANGQKMEAVVEVEDLVLFGLHTCDLAGIQCLNVVFSDHPRDIHYLIRKGHFTLIGLECNDYCDGHANCAMLRNHLPKGGYDLFLSRLDDCFYVDIGTEKGEAIVHQSGLFEPVTPDAEKQLQEMRANKKEIFKNEVAIRYQDIPRLFDETFDSDVWKQVGERCLSCGNCTNVCPTCYCFDVRDEAELDLTRGRRIRVWDSCQHENFAKVAGGESFRETRLDRKRHRFNRKFRYPMVRYKRMFCTGCGRCSRACMAKIDLKETINALIEERG encoded by the coding sequence GTGGCTCAGGCGCTGCTTGTAAAAGCAAAGATGGCGGAACTGGTGGAATTTTTGTCTGCCGGACAAAAAGTTGTTGGCCCGGTACCGCTTGAGAAAGGGCAGTTCAGGTTCGCTGAAGTCTCGCGGCTGACCGAGATGTCATTGGACTATATCCCGACAGTTCTCCCACCCAAAAAATATTTCATGCCCCAGCACGAGACATTGCTGAAATACGATATCGCCAACGGTCAGAAGATGGAGGCCGTTGTTGAGGTCGAGGACCTGGTTCTGTTCGGATTACATACCTGTGATCTTGCCGGAATTCAGTGCCTTAACGTGGTTTTTTCCGATCACCCCCGCGATATTCACTATCTCATTCGTAAGGGCCACTTCACTCTGATCGGACTGGAGTGCAATGATTATTGTGACGGACACGCCAATTGCGCCATGTTGCGCAATCATCTGCCGAAAGGAGGTTATGACCTGTTTCTCAGCAGGCTTGATGATTGCTTTTATGTCGATATCGGGACCGAGAAAGGTGAGGCGATTGTTCATCAGTCGGGATTGTTTGAGCCGGTGACTCCCGATGCGGAAAAGCAGCTGCAGGAGATGCGCGCAAACAAAAAGGAGATTTTTAAAAACGAGGTTGCGATCCGCTACCAGGATATCCCCCGCCTGTTTGATGAAACCTTCGACAGTGATGTCTGGAAACAGGTCGGAGAGCGCTGTCTGTCCTGCGGTAACTGTACCAACGTTTGTCCGACCTGTTACTGTTTCGATGTCAGGGATGAAGCTGAGCTTGATCTGACCAGAGGGCGTCGAATAAGGGTCTGGGATTCATGCCAGCATGAAAACTTTGCCAAAGTTGCCGGGGGCGAAAGTTTTCGTGAGACGCGGCTTGATCGCAAGCGGCATCGTTTCAATCGCAAATTCCGATACCCCATGGTCCGATACAAACGGATGTTCTGTACCGGTTGTGGTCGCTGCAGCCGAGCATGCATGGCAAAGATTGATTTGAAGGAGACGATCAACGCCTTAATTGAGGAGCGAGGCTGA
- the btsR gene encoding two-component system response regulator BtsR, giving the protein MIRALIIDDEPNARRELEKLLVKTGQFELIGECGNAVEGVKMINRQRPEVIFLDIQMPVIGGFEMLSMIDRDIMPHVVFVTAYDEFAVRAFEEKTLDYLLKPVRLERLEKTVEKLHEHLRTHIVPDYETEPLTRIPCIKGGNIKLIAPEAVEYAYTDQSGVHLLVDGDVFNTDMTLKALEERSDLIRCHRKCLVNIHQVDQIIPGESGTADIKTTSGHMVPVSRRHLKDLKRLVGI; this is encoded by the coding sequence ATGATTCGAGCGTTGATTATTGATGATGAACCGAATGCCAGGCGGGAACTGGAGAAGCTGTTGGTTAAAACCGGTCAGTTCGAACTGATCGGCGAGTGTGGTAATGCCGTGGAAGGCGTCAAGATGATCAACCGGCAGCGGCCCGAAGTTATCTTCCTCGATATCCAGATGCCGGTGATCGGCGGGTTTGAAATGCTCAGTATGATCGACCGCGATATCATGCCCCATGTCGTCTTCGTCACCGCCTACGACGAGTTTGCGGTGCGTGCTTTTGAGGAGAAGACTCTCGATTATCTGCTCAAGCCGGTGCGGCTGGAGCGGCTGGAGAAAACCGTGGAAAAGCTGCACGAGCATTTGCGCACCCATATCGTGCCGGATTACGAAACCGAACCGTTGACGCGGATCCCCTGCATCAAAGGCGGGAACATCAAGTTGATCGCCCCGGAAGCGGTTGAATATGCCTATACTGACCAGAGCGGCGTGCACCTGCTGGTGGATGGCGATGTGTTTAACACCGATATGACATTGAAAGCCCTTGAAGAGCGAAGCGATCTGATCCGCTGTCATCGCAAATGTCTGGTGAATATCCATCAGGTGGATCAGATCATTCCCGGGGAGAGCGGGACTGCTGACATCAAGACTACCAGTGGTCATATGGTGCCGGTCAGTCGCCGTCACCTCAAAGACCTCAAGCGGCTGGTCGGAATCTGA
- a CDS encoding sensor histidine kinase yields MQLIFSLLQQMSVFMVVAYLFTKSPAFRPLTGESIRRRQKLILYFVFSGFSIMGTYFGLPISDAIANTRAIGAVLAGLIGGPGLGLAVGFTAGLHRYFLGGFTAFSCGVSTTVEGLVGGLFHLYLMRQNGVRDVFNPRIALVATLLAESLQMLIILTLAKPYHDALDLVEVIAAPMILANSIGAALFISIMRDQKRMVDKVGAIFSAKALKVAEKTLGIFSRGFNAETAAELVRIIHAETGVGAVSITDREKVLAFSGIGADHHSGKPLLSNYATQAIQQRKVFYADGVHEPFECPHSANCPLGSALVVPLMVDKEVLGTIILFEPKTKLFLRNNRSLGEGLASLLSEQLLRSRYEDQKSLLTKSELKLVQAQVNPHFLFNTLNTVISIIEQDALRAKDLLFHLSNFFRKNLKRSNDLSTLEEEMDHVNSYLTIERARFEDRLVVDIDIDPALFGTQLPTFTLQPIIENAIKHGIANIFGTGVIKVLARRAGATIHIDIEDNAGSYCQKIEHGGLGMNLVDKRIKNLYGEQFGIAVNCQPDIQTQIRITIPAGAAS; encoded by the coding sequence ATGCAATTGATTTTTTCTCTGTTACAACAGATGTCAGTTTTTATGGTGGTCGCCTACCTGTTCACCAAATCCCCGGCGTTTCGACCGCTGACCGGGGAGAGTATCCGTCGGCGCCAGAAACTGATTCTCTATTTTGTCTTTTCCGGATTTTCCATCATGGGGACCTATTTTGGTTTGCCCATCAGTGATGCTATCGCCAATACCCGGGCTATCGGCGCGGTGCTGGCCGGGTTGATCGGCGGGCCGGGGCTGGGCCTGGCGGTCGGCTTTACGGCAGGCTTGCACCGCTATTTTCTTGGTGGCTTTACGGCCTTTTCCTGTGGGGTGTCGACCACCGTGGAAGGCCTGGTCGGCGGGCTGTTTCATCTCTATCTGATGCGTCAGAACGGGGTCCGCGATGTCTTTAATCCGCGCATCGCCCTGGTTGCGACCTTGCTGGCCGAATCATTGCAGATGCTGATTATTCTGACCCTGGCCAAGCCTTACCACGATGCCCTGGACCTGGTGGAGGTGATCGCCGCACCGATGATTCTGGCCAATTCCATTGGCGCGGCCCTGTTTATCAGCATCATGCGTGACCAGAAACGGATGGTCGACAAGGTGGGGGCGATCTTTTCCGCCAAGGCGCTCAAGGTCGCGGAAAAAACCCTGGGGATTTTCAGCCGCGGCTTCAATGCGGAAACCGCGGCTGAACTGGTGCGGATTATCCACGCGGAGACCGGTGTCGGCGCCGTCTCCATTACCGATCGCGAAAAGGTTCTGGCCTTTTCGGGGATCGGGGCGGATCATCATTCCGGTAAGCCGTTGTTGTCCAATTATGCCACTCAGGCGATCCAGCAGCGGAAGGTCTTTTATGCCGACGGAGTCCACGAACCTTTTGAATGCCCGCACAGCGCCAACTGTCCGCTGGGGTCCGCCCTGGTGGTTCCGCTGATGGTCGATAAGGAAGTGCTGGGCACCATCATTCTGTTTGAACCCAAGACCAAGCTGTTTCTCAGGAATAACCGCTCCCTTGGCGAAGGGTTGGCCAGTCTGTTGTCGGAGCAGCTGCTGCGCTCCCGTTATGAAGATCAGAAGAGCCTGCTGACCAAATCGGAACTGAAACTGGTCCAGGCCCAGGTCAATCCGCATTTCCTGTTCAACACCCTCAACACGGTGATATCCATCATCGAGCAGGATGCGCTTCGGGCCAAGGACCTACTCTTTCACCTGTCCAACTTCTTTCGTAAGAACCTCAAGCGCTCCAATGATCTGTCGACCCTGGAAGAAGAGATGGATCATGTCAATTCCTATCTGACCATCGAACGGGCCCGTTTTGAGGATCGGCTGGTCGTCGATATCGATATCGACCCGGCATTGTTCGGTACGCAGCTGCCGACTTTTACCCTGCAGCCGATTATTGAGAACGCTATCAAGCACGGGATCGCCAATATTTTCGGGACCGGTGTGATCAAGGTGCTGGCCAGACGGGCCGGCGCGACCATCCATATCGATATCGAAGACAATGCCGGCAGCTATTGCCAGAAAATAGAGCATGGTGGTCTCGGGATGAACCTGGTCGATAAACGGATCAAGAACCTCTATGGCGAGCAGTTCGGGATCGCGGTTAACTGTCAGCCCGATATCCAGACGCAAATCAGAATAACCATACCTGCAGGAGCGGCCTCATGA
- a CDS encoding OmpA family protein, giving the protein MQHIKRWSCLLLVILSLLAGCAGPTLEVPPVAISDNPSSKIFELEETLAAGRVDQVNVLSPTWYAKAENALDKARYGLAYDDSVADILTNVAYGHAYLEKAREYAQIARSTIPNAIKARTLASAAGAASYASDFKDMEDQFMSLTMDIENNNIARAEKYEDKVAQGYADLELRAIKEKTLGEVRSLLATAETNGADRLAPKTLIVARNTLQEADQFITEQRYESEKMQEKAKQALFQAQRLGQIMDLSQKVGLMDSEDIALWSEGRLQQITMRLGARDLRNETPGLQLQNVIESIASLKDDNTYLQEARQQDAAEYAAKLADLQAQLETQRKQIATLEGKSKEVQKEREQIALQEQQAKARLEAERRFQQLFDEVQGLFSKDQAEVYKQGDNLVIRLKAMQFPVGKDLIMPNNYALLSQVRKAIRTFGEPAVVIEGHTDSTGSAAINAQLSKNRAEAVRQYFIANGTLSADKITAIGYGSERPLAPNDTPERRAINRRIDVVIKTEKLADQ; this is encoded by the coding sequence ATGCAGCACATCAAACGATGGTCGTGTCTTCTGCTGGTTATCTTGAGCCTGCTGGCGGGCTGTGCCGGCCCGACTCTGGAAGTCCCCCCGGTGGCGATTTCGGACAACCCCAGCAGCAAGATCTTTGAACTGGAAGAAACCCTTGCCGCCGGCCGGGTCGATCAGGTCAATGTGCTTTCCCCGACCTGGTATGCCAAAGCGGAGAACGCTCTGGACAAAGCCCGTTACGGACTGGCCTATGATGACTCGGTCGCCGACATTCTCACCAATGTCGCCTACGGTCATGCCTATCTGGAAAAAGCCAGGGAATATGCCCAGATCGCCCGCTCCACCATCCCTAACGCCATCAAGGCCCGGACCCTGGCCAGCGCCGCCGGAGCCGCAAGTTATGCCAGTGATTTCAAGGATATGGAAGATCAGTTCATGAGTCTGACCATGGACATTGAAAACAACAACATTGCCCGGGCGGAAAAATACGAGGACAAGGTCGCCCAGGGCTACGCCGACCTGGAATTACGCGCCATCAAAGAAAAAACCCTCGGCGAAGTGCGCAGCCTGCTGGCCACTGCCGAAACCAACGGTGCGGATCGGTTGGCTCCGAAAACCTTGATCGTGGCGCGCAACACCCTGCAGGAGGCCGATCAATTCATCACCGAGCAGCGCTATGAAAGCGAAAAAATGCAGGAGAAAGCCAAACAGGCGCTGTTCCAGGCCCAGCGGCTTGGCCAGATCATGGACTTGAGCCAGAAAGTCGGGCTGATGGACAGTGAGGATATCGCCCTGTGGAGTGAAGGACGGCTGCAGCAGATTACCATGCGCCTGGGCGCACGCGATCTGCGCAATGAAACACCGGGCCTGCAGTTGCAGAATGTCATCGAATCGATTGCCTCTTTGAAGGACGACAACACCTACCTGCAGGAAGCCAGACAACAGGACGCGGCGGAATATGCCGCCAAACTCGCCGATCTGCAGGCGCAGCTGGAGACACAGCGCAAACAGATTGCCACTCTGGAAGGCAAGAGCAAGGAAGTTCAGAAAGAGCGGGAACAGATCGCCCTGCAGGAACAACAGGCCAAGGCCCGCCTGGAAGCGGAGCGGCGCTTTCAGCAGCTGTTCGATGAAGTCCAGGGCCTGTTCAGCAAAGACCAGGCCGAGGTTTATAAACAGGGCGACAACCTGGTCATTCGGCTGAAAGCCATGCAATTTCCGGTCGGCAAGGACCTGATCATGCCCAACAACTATGCCCTGCTCAGCCAGGTTCGCAAGGCGATCCGCACCTTCGGCGAACCGGCGGTGGTCATTGAAGGCCACACCGACAGTACCGGTTCGGCGGCAATCAACGCCCAGCTGTCAAAAAACCGCGCTGAAGCCGTGCGCCAGTACTTCATTGCCAACGGAACCCTCTCCGCTGACAAGATCACGGCCATCGGCTACGGTTCGGAACGGCCCTTGGCACCCAACGACACTCCGGAACGCCGCGCTATCAACCGGCGCATCGACGTGGTCATCAAGACCGAAAAACTGGCGGATCAATAA
- a CDS encoding TetR/AcrR family transcriptional regulator translates to MFAVHKTRTINPEAKAERVLACARQLFVEKGYHRVSIPDIVKSSGVSTGAIYNLFGSKEQLARTLHNKTLDQFQTDFLERLGHCTSTFEKLSAFAHLVFDLTEADPATMQYMLFMRHTEFMDGMGPVCLTEPFRLIREIVKEGMATGEVKQGDYFAAAVSYTGAILRPAQLHLECVLPQPLKEMAEEFINNAWAAIKA, encoded by the coding sequence ATGTTTGCTGTACATAAAACAAGAACCATCAATCCTGAAGCCAAAGCCGAGCGAGTCCTTGCCTGTGCCCGGCAACTCTTTGTTGAAAAAGGTTACCACCGGGTTTCCATTCCTGATATCGTCAAAAGCTCGGGGGTCAGCACCGGCGCTATTTACAACCTCTTTGGCAGCAAAGAGCAGTTGGCCAGAACCCTTCACAACAAAACCCTTGATCAATTTCAAACCGACTTCCTCGAACGACTCGGTCATTGCACCTCGACTTTTGAAAAACTGAGCGCTTTTGCCCACCTGGTTTTTGACCTGACCGAAGCAGATCCGGCAACCATGCAGTACATGCTGTTCATGCGCCATACAGAATTTATGGACGGCATGGGGCCGGTCTGTCTGACCGAACCGTTTCGTCTGATCAGGGAGATCGTTAAAGAGGGAATGGCGACCGGGGAAGTGAAGCAGGGGGACTATTTCGCGGCAGCTGTTTCTTATACCGGGGCCATCCTCCGCCCCGCCCAGCTGCATCTGGAATGTGTCCTGCCCCAGCCCTTGAAAGAAATGGCTGAAGAATTCATCAATAACGCCTGGGCGGCCATCAAGGCCTGA